One part of the Glycine soja cultivar W05 chromosome 11, ASM419377v2, whole genome shotgun sequence genome encodes these proteins:
- the LOC114377653 gene encoding protein IRREGULAR XYLEM 15-like, with product MKNTNSNTKLILLHPYIQKQGSSNRLWLLAFISFFTLVFLATLIYTRDTTSSTTTTTSSTPLSSFTNTLLSSTVINTLLHYASKSNDTFHMPHSDLKTISDMLRKCPSPCNFLVFGLTHETLLWKALNHNGRTVFIDENRYYAAYFEEKHPEIDAYDVAYTTKRSELKELIASAKEQVGNECRPVQNLLFSECKLGLNDLPNHVYEVDWDVILVDGPRGDWPDAPGRMSPIFTAGVLARSKKGGNPKTHVFVHDFSGKVEKVSGNEFLCKENLVEATHSLGHYVLEKMDESSVQYCKNHSSGFASSSS from the coding sequence ATGAAGAACACTAACAGCAACACAAAACTAATCCTTCTCCACCCATATATCCAGAAACAAGGAAGCTCAAACCGCTTATGGCTTCTAGCCTTCATATCCTTCTTCACCTTAGTTTTCCTTGCCACACTCATTTACACAAGAGACACAACCTCATCTACCACTACCACTACCTCTTCCACCCCTTTATCTAGTTTCACCAACACCCTTTTATCATCCACTGTAATAAACACCCTCCTCCACTATGCCTCAAAATCCAACGACACCTTTCACATGCCCCACTCAGACCTCAAAACCATCTCCGACATGCTCCGAAAGTGTCCCTCGCCATGCAACTTCCTCGTCTTCGGCCTCACCCACGAGACCCTCCTTTGGAAAGCCCTCAACCACAACGGAAGAACCGTCTTCATCGACGAAAACCGGTACTACGCCGCGTATTTCGAAGAAAAACACCCCGAAATCGATGCTTACGACGTGGCATACACGACTAAAAGGAGTGAGTTGAAGGAGCTGATAGCTTCGGCGAAAGAACAAGTAGGAAATGAATGCAGGCCAGTGCAGAATCTTCTGTTTTCTGAGTGCAAGTTGGGTCTCAATGACCTTCCGAACCATGTTTATGAAGTGGATTGGGATGTGATATTGGTGGATGGACCGAGGGGGGATTGGCCGGACGCTCCCGGAAGAATGTCGCCGATCTTCACCGCCGGCGTTCTTGCCCGGAGCAAAAAGGGTGGGAACCCGAAGACGCATGTGTTTGTGCATGACTTCTCGGGGAAAGTGGAGAAGGTTTCTGGGAATGAGTTTCTGTGCAAGGAAAATTTGGTGGAGGCTACTCATAGTTTGGGACACTATGTGCTGGAAAAAATGGACGAGAGTAGCGTTCAGTATTGTAAGAATCACTCATCAGGATtcgcttcttcttcgtcttaG
- the LOC114376926 gene encoding SUMO-conjugating enzyme SCE1-like, translating into MSGIARGRLAEERKSWRKNHPHGFVAKPETLPDGTVNLMVWHCTIPGKTGTDWEGGYFPLTMHFSEDYPSKPPKCKFPQGFFHPNVYPSGTVCLSILNEDSGWRPAITVKQILVGIQDLLDQPNPADPAQTEGYHLFIQDAAEYKRRVRQQSKQYPPLV; encoded by the exons ATGTCTGGTATCGCTCGTGGACGCCTTGCTGAGGAACGAAAGTCATGGCGCAAAAACCATCCACAC GGTTTCGTTGCCAAGCCCGAGACTCTACCTGATGGCACCGTAAATTTGATGGTCTGGCATTGCACTATTCCTGGCAAGACCGGG ACTGATTGGGAGGGTGGATATTTCCCACTGACAATGCACTTCAGTGAAGATTACCCTAGCAAGCCTCCCAAGTGCAAATTCCCTCAAGGTTTCTTTCACCCTAATGTGTATCCATCTGGAACTGTTTGCTTGTCTATACTTAATGAAGATAGT GGGTGGAGACCAGCTATAACAGTGAAGCAAATTCTTGTGGGCATCCAAGACCTGCTTGATCAACCAAATCCTGCTGACCCTGCCCAGACGGAGGGTTATCATCTATTCATCCAG GATGCAGCTGAGTACAAGAGAAGAGTCCGACAGCAGTCAAAGCAATATCCACCTCTTGTCTAG